One genomic window of Glycine max cultivar Williams 82 chromosome 16, Glycine_max_v4.0, whole genome shotgun sequence includes the following:
- the LOC102661264 gene encoding UPF0496 protein At3g19330 isoform X1 — MLKCISFKSSTSSSTIPNPSQEGTPSISREYNLAVHTTSYTEIRSNVEAQLHHLNPNRDRVQDALTLIPTRLTRLISTFFDHTETASDLCLHLHQCLLRARDLHAPLLDFFQTLNPTDPTQNDCVRALRLFHPFHAFQNPIPDSLTFSAIRSDLSALKTQLDRRVAKSLSRLRIVRRAVRGSALCLVAVAIAVVAATVAVTLHAVAALAAAGAVPVCAFEKKELAELRQLDAAAKCAYVLSNDLATIDALASRLRAAVEGDKVLVRLVLERGNERYLVEEVIKQLWKSHKGFLEQVEDLEEHIFLCFYNINKARFLVLQEITSNPA, encoded by the exons ATGCTGAAATGCATCTCCTTCAAATCCTCCACCTCTTCCTCAACAATCCCAAACCCCTCTCAAG AGGGCACTCCCAGCATCTCTCGCGAGTACAACCTCGCCGTTCACACCACCTCCTACACCGAGATTCGCTCCAACGTCGAAGCCCAACTCCACCACCTTAACCCTAACCGCGACCGCGTCCAAGATGCCCTAACCCTAATCCCCACGCGCCTCACGCGCCTCATTTCAACGTTCTTTGACCACACCGAAACCGCCTCCGACCTCTGCCTCCACCTCCACCAATGCCTCCTCCGCGCGCGTGACCTCCACGCTCCCCTCCTCGATTTCTtccaaaccctaaaccccacCGACCCCACCCAAAACGACTGCGTTCGCGCCCTCCGCCTCTTCCACCCCTTCCACGCCTTCCAAAACCCCATCCCTGATTCCCTCACCTTCTCCGCCATCCGCTCCGACCTCTCCGCCCTCAAAACGCAGCTCGACCGCCGCGTCGCAAAATCGCTGTCGCGACTCCGCATCGTCCGGCGCGCCGTCCGCGGCTCCGCCCTCTGCCTCGTCGCCGTCGCGATTGCCGTGGTGGCCGCCACCGTTGCGGTCACCCTGCACGCCGTGGCCGCTCTGGCTGCGGCCGGTGCTGTGCCGGTCTGTGCCTTTGAGAAGAAGGAACTTGCAGAACTGAGGCAGCTTGATGCTGCTGCAAAATGTGCTTACGTGTTGAGCAACGATCTCGCGACGATTGACGCGCTGGCATCACGGCTGCGCGCCGCCGTGGAGGGGGACAAGGTGCTGGTGAGGCTTGTGCTGGAGAGGGGGAATGAGAGGTACCTTGTGGAGGAAGTTATCAAGCAGCTGTGGAAGAGTCATAAGGGGTTTTTGGAACAGGTTGAGGATCTTGAGGAGCATATATTCCTCtgcttttataatattaacaagGCTAGATTTTTAGTCCTCCAAGAGATTACCAGTAATCCGGCTTAG
- the LOC102661264 gene encoding UPF0496 protein At3g19330 isoform X2 yields the protein MLKCISFKSSTSSSTIPNPSQEGTPSISREYNLAVHTTSYTEIRSNVEAQLHHLNPNRDRVQDALTLIPTRLTRLISTFFDHTETASDLCLHLHQCLLRARDLHAPLLDFFQTLNPTDPTQNDCVRALRLFHPFHAFQNPIPDSLTFSAIRSDLSALKTQLDRRVAKSLSRLRIVRRAVRGSALCLVAVAIAVVAATVAVTLHAVAALAAAGAVPVCAFEKKELAELRQLDAAAKCAYVLSNDLATIDALASRLRAAVEGDKVLVRLVLERGNERYLVEEVIKQLWKSHKGFLEQSLFCPMILGKV from the exons ATGCTGAAATGCATCTCCTTCAAATCCTCCACCTCTTCCTCAACAATCCCAAACCCCTCTCAAG AGGGCACTCCCAGCATCTCTCGCGAGTACAACCTCGCCGTTCACACCACCTCCTACACCGAGATTCGCTCCAACGTCGAAGCCCAACTCCACCACCTTAACCCTAACCGCGACCGCGTCCAAGATGCCCTAACCCTAATCCCCACGCGCCTCACGCGCCTCATTTCAACGTTCTTTGACCACACCGAAACCGCCTCCGACCTCTGCCTCCACCTCCACCAATGCCTCCTCCGCGCGCGTGACCTCCACGCTCCCCTCCTCGATTTCTtccaaaccctaaaccccacCGACCCCACCCAAAACGACTGCGTTCGCGCCCTCCGCCTCTTCCACCCCTTCCACGCCTTCCAAAACCCCATCCCTGATTCCCTCACCTTCTCCGCCATCCGCTCCGACCTCTCCGCCCTCAAAACGCAGCTCGACCGCCGCGTCGCAAAATCGCTGTCGCGACTCCGCATCGTCCGGCGCGCCGTCCGCGGCTCCGCCCTCTGCCTCGTCGCCGTCGCGATTGCCGTGGTGGCCGCCACCGTTGCGGTCACCCTGCACGCCGTGGCCGCTCTGGCTGCGGCCGGTGCTGTGCCGGTCTGTGCCTTTGAGAAGAAGGAACTTGCAGAACTGAGGCAGCTTGATGCTGCTGCAAAATGTGCTTACGTGTTGAGCAACGATCTCGCGACGATTGACGCGCTGGCATCACGGCTGCGCGCCGCCGTGGAGGGGGACAAGGTGCTGGTGAGGCTTGTGCTGGAGAGGGGGAATGAGAGGTACCTTGTGGAGGAAGTTATCAAGCAGCTGTGGAAGAGTCATAAGGGGTTTTTGGAACAG